A window of the Lactuca sativa cultivar Salinas chromosome 5, Lsat_Salinas_v11, whole genome shotgun sequence genome harbors these coding sequences:
- the LOC111892753 gene encoding monothiol glutaredoxin-S2, with protein MALVTALVNERPVVIFSKSSCCMCYTIRTLISSFGANPTVYEVDEHPQGKQIEKELKGLGCKPSVPAVFIGEELIGGANEIMSLHLKGQLVPLLLNANAIWL; from the coding sequence ATGGCTTTGGTTACAGCACTGGTGAATGAAAGGCCTGTGGTCATATTCAGCAAAAGCTCTTGCTGCATGTGCTACACCATTAGGACACTGATAAGCAGTTTTGGGGCAAATCCTACAGTTTATGAGGTAGATGAGCATCCACAAGGGAAGCAGATAGAGAAGGAACTGAAAGGATTAGGGTGCAAGCCAAGTGTGCCGGCTGTTTTCATAGGAGAGGAGCTCATTGGTGGTGCCAATGAAATAATGAGCCTTCATCTCAAGGGTCAGCTGGTACCCTTGCTCCTTAATGCTAATGCTATATGGCTTTAG
- the LOC111893013 gene encoding uncharacterized protein LOC111893013, with the protein MGRYTSARPSSPAKPSSPARPFSPASPTTPANPLQPTTPRQSEVATSQMDANVISDIVQNENFYTISQVAVESNAITNDNEADANEVLEEDGIGEEDDEDAFDNNFQVPSTFTIIEETNMTTDNNWIVTQLASKNDFTQELGKDSFKDKEELIRAIKLYSIRTHKQFEVVETRPTLWTIRCKLHLQSGCKWQVRAIKRKRSGYFEITKYMGPHTCLYNNISQDHPNLDGSLIAQETKHLIKEQPSISIPALRAEIVDKLGYIPSYKKVWTGKQKAIEQVFGNWEESYSALPKFLCTVQKFNPGTIVEWLVSSSTNEEPMEFRRVFWAFAPSIKGFVHCRPVISIDDTHLYGKYKGTMMIAMGVDGNNQILPLAFAIVENESYDTWNWFLSYIKIHAVKEREGICLISDRHLGILKAVNQHGSPWYCLRHFINNFYEKFRNSELKGLAYRAGSQNQVRKFNSTMEEIGKLNPQARQWLESHPLDRWTLAHDGGRRYGLLTTNLSEIFNSVLKGARFLPITACVQLTFYRLVHYFEVRRPLGNSSRANGDTYTPHVLVKQVALMSKASAHSLRSFNREKGIFELITQRGRNVQVVNLEQKTCTCGKWEVFKYPCSHVLSACATLSLNSWQYVDKCYSIVKYCDTWASEFSPLPHEAYWPQSLFKELLPNFELLRNKKGRPRSTRLRNGMDIKEGRKANLCGICKQSGHNRKKCPSKPR; encoded by the exons atggggcGTTACACTTCAGCCAGACCTTCTTCTCCGGCCAAACCTTCTTCTCCGGCCAGACCTTTTTCTCCGGCCAGTCCGACGACTCCGGCGAATCCACTGCAGCCGACGACTCCAAGGCAATCGGAGGTTGCGACTTCACAA ATGGATGCTAATGTCATATCAGACATTGTTCAAAATGAGAATTTCTATACAATCTCTCAAGTTGCAGTGGAGAGCAATGCAATAACAAATGACAATGAAGCTGATGCAAATGAAGTGCTTGAAGAAGATGGCAtaggagaagaagatgatgaagacgCTTTTGACAACAACTTTCAAGTTCCTTCAACTTTTACTATTATAGAAGAAACGAATATGACCACCGACAACAATTGGATTGTGACACAATTAGCGAGCAAAAATGATTTTACACAAGAGTTAGGGAAAGATTCTTTCAAGGACAAAGAAGAACTTATTAGAGCTATCAAGCTTTATAGTATTAGGACACATAAACAGTTTGAGGTTGTTGAGACACGTCCAACTCTATGGACCATAAGATGCAAGTTACATTTACAATCCGGTTGCAAATGGCAAGTTCGTGCAATCAAACGAAAACGAAGTGGATAttttgaaattacaaagtacatGGGTCCACATACTTGTTTATACAACAATATTTCGCAAGACCATCCAAATCTAGATGGAAGCTTGATAGCCCAGGAAACCAAACATCTTATTAAAGAGCAGCCTTCAATTAGTATTCCTGCGTTGAGAGCCGAAATAGTCGATAAATTAGGTTATATTCCTTCATACAAAAAGGTTTGGACCGGAAAACAGAAAGCGATTGAACAAGTatttggcaattgggaagaatCTTATTCTGCTTTACCCAAATTTCTATGCACAGTTCAAAAGTTCAATCCGGGGACTATAGTCGAGTGGTTAGTTTCGAGCTCAACCAATGAAGAACCCATGGAATTTAGACGTGTTTTTTGGGCTTTTGCCCCTTCTATTAAGGGGTTTGTACATTGTCGGCCGGTGATTAGCATTGACGACACACATTTGTATGGTAAGTACAAGGGAACGATGATGATTGCAATGGGAGTTGATGGTAATAATCAGATTTTGCCACTAGCATTTGCAATTGTAGAAAATGAATCATATGATACTTGGAATTGgtttctttcttatatcaagattcATGCGGTAAAAGAACGTGAAGGTATTTGTTTAATTTCTGATCGTCATCTTGGAATCCTAAAGGCGGTCAATCAACATGGATCGCCATG GTATTGTTTACGTCATTTTATCAACAACTTTTACGAGAAGTTTCGTAATTCAGAATTGAAAGGTCTAGCTTATCGTGCCGGGAGTCAAAATCAAGTTCGAAAATTCAACTCGACCATGGAAGAAATTGGGAAGCTAAATCCACAAGCTAGACAATGGCTAGAGAGTCATCCACTTGATAGATGGACACTTGCACATGATGGTGGGAGGAGATATGGGTTGCTCACAACAAATTTGTCAGAGATTTTTAATAGTGTCCTTAAAGGTGCCCGTTTTTTACCAATCACGGCTTGTGTCCAACTTACTTTTTATAGATTGGTGCATTACTTTGAGGTGAGACGCCCTTTAGGAAACAGTTCACGGGCTAATGGAGATACATATACCCCTCATGTTCTTGTCAAACAAGTAGCTTTGATGTCAAAAGCAAGTGCACATTCCTTGAGATCTTTTAATCGAGAGAAAGGTATATTTGAGTTGATAACTCAAAGAGGAAGAAATGTGCAAGTAGTTAATTTGGAGCAAAAAACTTGCACATGTGGTAAGTGGGAAGTGTTTAAATATCCTTGTTCTCATGTATTGAGTGCATGTGCCACACTTTCTTTGAATAGTTGGCAATATGTTGATAAATGTTActcaattgtaaaatattgtgatACTTGGGCTTCCGAATTTTCCCCACTTCCTCATGAAGCGTATTGGCCACAATCTTTATTTAAAGAATTACTTCCAAATTTTGAGCTCTTACGGAATAAAAAAGGTCGTCCCCGCTCAACAAGACTTCGAAATGGAATGGACATTAAAGAAGGAAGAAAAGCGAACCTTTGTGGAATTTGCAAGCAAAGTGGTCACAATCGAAAAAAATGCCCGTCTAAACCAAG aTAG
- the LOC111892763 gene encoding monothiol glutaredoxin-S1-like, whose protein sequence is MALVTSLGAEKPVVIFSKSSCSMCHSIKTLISSYGANATVYEIDEHPKGQQMERELKALGSSRPSVPAVFIGHELVGGPDEIMSLQLKGKLVDLLKQANAIWV, encoded by the coding sequence ATGGCCTTGGTTACCAGCTTAGGTGCTGAAAAGCCAGTGGTGATATTCAGCAAAAGCTCTTGCAGCATGTGCCATTCCATCAAGACTCTGATAAGCAGTTATGGGGCGAATGCTACAGTATATGAGATAGATGAACACCCAAAGGGGCAGCAAATGGAGAGGGAGCTGAAGGCGTTGGGTAGTAGCAGGCCAAGTGTGCCAGCCGTGTTCATAGGTCATGAGCTCGTTGGTGGCCCTGATGAGATAATGAGCCTCCAACTCAAGGGAAAGCTGGTGGACTTGCTCAAACAGGCAAATGCCATATGGGTTTAA